From a region of the Epinephelus fuscoguttatus linkage group LG21, E.fuscoguttatus.final_Chr_v1 genome:
- the buc gene encoding bucky ball: MDDGNKQPNTFGNGQQRTQHPRPFFIVQPPSQPFYFNTHWHMNNPYGHFGVPGGFNFGRPCMHPHQYMPFPGFVFPHAPIYPIDYRRVFEPRFYAPAWNDMLRHQQHYSQPYGRRETTCSEAQTDPNDAIIKLRECLEKMQATELQGAERELDSGVASQTSGMFSQAEEKKSEEQGDILPSVPDAESPAGIFGVSTTAVYDGESSQRSLDVLSPPGCWSAELEEELPLDSSSVHEECPELEQPAKDEHFLPTEEAEVVDIQSNISATDASVPKCDTEELLRQRVDPVLPCFSSSTSPLVLKDAESGDRVSKTEHQKADPSYKILKLPLERVSTPGGAAASGVCPSAAPYYYNYLSMQTTHERTSVLSLSLDELSSRDEMFSTDLDDADIFPKHVYTGRRLAEVVTGSPQTADKVEVWPPGSERFMCACCGKSLAKGVGRSKIHSFKVSREEAEDSEEESSFGRGCEQPVRVVVRKHSAPRKPHSLPPRLAAKSRYKRGQYKDPSDPVNQEEGRDLCKQEPADDEMVEMAGGELRCSKQCLDRLRREALTKSDQGRWGDGDMIPRRRQVTPLQRQERSSQRKVMYQRPRDEDEDDDDDDDDLPPSHWERGSMTRGEPRC, from the exons ACAGCCGAACACATTTGGGAACGGACAGCAGAGAACTCAGCACCCCAGACCTTTCTTCATTGTCCAGCCTCCTTCTCAACCTTTCTACTTCAACACACACTGGCATATGAACAACCCATACGGTCACTTTGGTGTGCCTGGAG GTTTTAACTTTGGCCGTCCCTGCATGCACCCACACCAGTACATGCCCTTTCCTGGGTTTGTTTTCCCACATGCCCCGATATATCCGATAGATTACAGGCGAGTGTTTGAGCCTCGCTTCTACGCCCCTGCCTGGAATGACATGCTTCGCCATCAGCAGCACTACTCACAGCCTTACGGGCGTCGAGAAACAACCTGCTCAGAGGCTCAAACCGACCCAAACGATGCCATAATCAAACTAAGAGAGTGCCTGGAAAAAATGCAAGCCACTGAGCTGCAAGGTGCTGAGAGAGAGCTCGACTCTGGTGTCGCCTCACAGACCTCGGGGATGTTTTCTCAagcagaagagaagaagagtgaAGAGCAGGGTGATATCCTGCCTTCAGTGCCTGATGCGGAGTCTCCAGCTGGGATCTTTGGTGTCTCCACTACAGCAGTGTATGACGGTGAGTCCAGCCAGAGAAGCTTAGATGTCCTGAGCCCTCCGGGATGCTGGTCAGCAGAATTGGAAGAGGAGTTGCCTCTGGATAGCTCCTCTGTTCATGAAGAGTGTCCTGAGCTGGAGCAGCCGGCAAAAGACGAACACTTCCTCCCTACTGAAGAAGCAGAAGTTGTGGATATCCAGTCAAATATCTCAGCGACTGATGCAAGTGTTCCCAAATGTGACACTGAAGAGCTCCTTAGGCAGAGAGTGGATCCAGTCCTGCCCTGCTTTTCCTCTTCCACCAGTCCTCTGGTGCTCAAAGATGCTGAAAGTGGCGACAGAGTCTCCAAGACGGAACATCAGAAAGCTGATCCAAGCTACAAGATCCTCAAGCTGCCTTTGGAGAGAGTTTCGACACCTGGAGGTGCTGCAGCCAGCGGCGTCTGCCCCTCTGCTGCTCCCTACTACTACAATTACCTCTCCATGCAGACCACTCATGAGCGGACGAGCgttctcagtctgtctctggaTGAGCTTTCCTCCAGGGATGAGATGTTCTCCACAGATCTGGACGATGCAGATATTTTCCCTAAACATGTGTATACAGGCAGGAGGCTTGCAGAGGTTGTAACTGGGTCTCCACAAACTGCTGATAAAGTAGAAGTGTGGCCGCCAGGTTCAGAGAGATTCATGTGTGCCTGCTGTGGGAAAAGCCTCGCAAAAGGGGTGGGAAGGAGCAAAATCCACAGCTTCAAGGTGTCcagagaggaagcagaggaCTCTGAGGAGGAAAGCAGTTTTGGGAGAGGGTGTGAGCAGCCAGTCAGAGtggttgtgaggaagcattctGCACCCAGGAAGCCTCATTCTCTTCCGCCAAGACTTGCTGCAAAATCCCGGTATAAGAGAGGCCAATACAAAGACCCCTCAGATCCAGTGAACCAGGAGGAGGGTCGTGATCTTTGTAAGCAGGAACCAGCTGATGATGAGATGGTAGAGATGGCTGGCGGTGAGCTGCGGTGCAGCAAACAGTGTCTGG ACAGACTCCGCAGAGAGGCCCTGACCAAGTCAGACCAAGGCAGGTGGGGAGATGGTGACATGATTCCCAGGAGGAGACAAGTGACCCCTCTGCAACGACAAG